One window of the Misgurnus anguillicaudatus chromosome 8, ASM2758022v2, whole genome shotgun sequence genome contains the following:
- the mbd6 gene encoding uncharacterized protein mbd6 isoform X1: MTGGNESAARDKDGGTALIAQIPIGWQRKVQDGAVSYISPSGTVLRSVDEVRVYLRTDGTCKCGLECPLVINKVFSFDIAAMVQAPGHQSGKIEEDMTKLCNHRRKVDAMAALCQSMQPPQQPPTGDVVCSMEGRESRGSIGDSAHCTYSQPKHNQPKSSIYPLTSPRSVLHNGSVSYVSRPLEPSSPLKKPSCQTPVGSNAPTCLKQQWSPHPHPPLSQNILQRTVHNPTSPSNNSLFPNSFSACPSPTGRAAHQGGSVKSSSPLSICSSPSRALESFSPHRRSRHSSTSSLSEQGASGSIFIQGVKPSTPTVPCSSPKLPFPPTSPCGRLEGMLQHYKDCSTTNTNTAINNQSNLQMSHVASPAHPNPSDKRNGASASPLNSTQASNLLARPLGQQKSQQNVSNSFPASNLLSAAAKAQLANQKTQNQLNTADAQSAVLEKEQQSKVLISTLNNNLHPTSSRTQSLTTLLLPHSPSFSQNTSTLAEKTLRRKRQRRSPTVLNMIKETHPSRTTGDPSTPPLLISPSHSPSSPSIPVSDNHRLPVAPPFQNAALRLQEAEESRKAGLGHSLPFSTPSPSQPLSALLQFLSMQSAQNATQVSSNTASSPSNRHTHLPPSSPRPIAPQAPQPALQVHIHPSQSQNSVPIQEPSTHLALSQMFSPMGDETTVNLKTTSSNAILNLSQSHTGMQPDLNSSVITMINQMSSPSCLTPHSVKGCESKTTEICPDNFTYHQSNHNHAVETGPVETLDHPDSDTRLPSDSEPDHSLSLSTTPTPDLSNPTADSLPLAEAFPFMNQDQLLQLLTSNAGLPSLLPPFLGSLPLGIWTGQSPSPGVTQPQQSAQAVGGILNQGSPLNVLPSTLAAQSELPLNLVGLLNPGVDGAEKPPGLQALLMASLLLGQNPAAMFPLPPLNLELPTAQQQVFTEGMSLEKTPALLDSVLMGPGLLEALQTLALPADGQSLLLSAPLTPHAFLSLNPALLAAALGQTEPLPNHTPSPPLHSQGSLSSPALVSTSVSCGPLAPPSGQEVCDPITEQDKNTHFLPPLIGPGVLGDLTALHSLLGTGPLLLPQGSSLMTQNQTALNPLTCLQLTMGPTLMTEKSANLHETSSSQQELPSAHTLNSVQAPAQQREGSTGSGTSLFDPYGSFMDTIYTSFLQVSERTESGSDSTPLSYPELPPLLQQASAPHSLSPRRACSVHNQDLSCLGMETAQSPARGTPKPSEEPSTPPPNKPAGVDALSDAPLQSAFMEEAKTDGSSKVCLYSNGIGSGMEGRAENSKDEEDDYDVGRGRPGYLSPGERALDDITEQERTEDMHTGAKRGRKRKQSLQRGAELLEGIDSIIEEPTVTKTLSRPARSTRGKRRRVVR; encoded by the exons ATGACGGGGGGCAATGAGAGTGCAGCACGGGATAAAGATGGAGGTACAGCACTCATCGCTCAGATACCCATTGGCTGGCAGAGAAAAGTACAGGATGGTGCTGTGTCTTACATCAG CCCGAGTGGAACTGTCCTGAGATCAGTGGACGAGGTCAGGGTGTATTTGCGAACAGACGGCACGTGTAAATGTGGACTTGAGTGTCCACTTGTCATAAATAAG GTTTTTAGCTTTGACATCGCTGCAATGGTTCAAGCTCCTGGTCATCAGTCAGGTAAGATAGAAGAAGACATGACCAAACTCTGCAACCATCGCAGGAAAGTTGATGCCATGGCAGCTCTATGTCAAAGCATGCAGCCGCCTCAACAGCCCCCAACCG GAGACGTTGTGTGCTCAATGGAAGGCAGAGAGTCGAGAGGATCTATTGGAGACAGCGCCCACTGCACTTACTCTCAACCGAAACACAACCAGCCCAAATCTAGCATCTATCCTTTGACCTCACCTCGCTCTGTCCTGCACAACGGCTCTGTTAGCTACGTCTCACGACCTCTAGAACCGAGTTCACCCTTGAAGAAGCCCTCGTGCCAGACGCCCGTCGGAAGCAATGCGCCCACTTGCTTAAAACAGCAGTGGAGCCCTCACCCTCATCCGCCTCTCTCCCAAAACATCCTTCAAAGAACGGTGCACAACCCCACCTCTCCCAGCAACAACAGTCTCTTCCCGAACTCCTTTTCGGCCTGTCCCTCACCGACCGGTCGAGCGGCACACCAGGGAGGAAGTGTAAAGTCGTCCTCTCCTCTGTCCATTTGCTCCTCACCCTCACGTGCGCTAGAGTCTTTCTCACCCCATCGGCGCTCTCGCCACTCCTCGACCTCTTCGCTATCCGAGCAGGGAGCTTCAGGGTCCATCTTTATCCAAGGAGTTAAACCTTCAACCCCCACCGTGCCGTGCTCCTCTCCCAAGCTTCCATTTCCCCCCACCAGCCCGTGCGGTCGTCTGGAAGGCATGCTACAACATTACAAAGATTGTAGTACTACCAACACTAACACCGCCATCAACAACCAAAGCAACCTTCAGATGTCGCATGTTGCATCGCCGGCTCATCCTAACCCGAGTGACAAGAGAAACGGGGCGTCTGCAAGCCCTCTGAACTCCACTCAAGCCTCAAACCTGCTCGCTCGTCCTCTAGGACAACAGAAGAGCCAGCAGAATGTCAGTAACTCTTTTCCAGCCAGCAATCTCCTATCTGCGGCTGCCAAAGCCCAGCTGGCCAACCAGAAAACACAGAACCAGCTCAACACAGCAGACGCTCAGTCCGCAGTCCTGGAAAAGGAGCAGCAGTCAAAGGTATTGATTAGCACTTTAAACAATAACCTTCACCCCACCTCATCCAGAACACAGTCCCTGACCACCCTCTTGCTTCCGCACTCCCCTTCCTTTTCCCAGAATACCTCAACTCTTGCCGAGAAAACGTTACGACGCAAACGTCAGCGGCGCTCTCCCACTGTATTGAACATGATTAAAGAAACGCACCCGAGCCGGACGACAGGAGATCCGTCCACGCCGCCTCTCCTCATCTCTCCATCGCATTCTCCTTCCTCTCCTTCCATTCCTGTCTCAGACAACCACAGGCTCCCTGTTGCTCCCCCTTTCCAGAACGCTGCTCTTCGGCTACAGGAAGCCGAGGAAAGCCGAAAGGCGGGACTTGGTCATTCCCTCCCATTTTCTACCCCATCTCCATCCCAGCCCCTCTCTGCCCTGCTTCAGTTTCTTAGCATGCAAAGTGCACAAAATGCAACCCAGGTGTCCAGCAACACGGCTTCCTCTCCCAGCAATAGACACACACACCTGCCGCCCTCTTCGCCGAGACCCATCGCTCCACAAGCACCCCAACCTGCTTTACAAGTACACATCCACCCCTCCCAATCCCAAAACTCAGTGCCTATCCAGGAGCCATCGACTCATCTGGCCCTTTCTCAAATGTTTTCTCCGATGGGTGACGAGACAACCGTGAACCTCAAAACAACCTCCAGTAACGCTATCCTGAACTTGAGCCAGTCCCATACGGGCATGCAGCCAGACCTCAACAGTTCAGTTATCACAATGATCAACCAGATGTCCTCACCATCTTGCTTGACGCCTCACTCAGTGAAAGGTTGTGAATCCAAAACGACAGAGATTTGTCCAGACAACTTCACCTACCACCAGTCAAACCATAACCACGCTGTGGAAA CAGGTCCTGTAGAGACATTAGATCATCCAGACTCGGACACAAGACTACCGAGTGACAGTGAGCCTGATCACAGCCTCTCTCTGAGCACTACCCCCACACCCGACCTCTCCAATCCAACGGCCGACTCCCTGCCGCTAGCCGAGGCTTTTCCCTTCATGAACCAAGACCAGCTTCTTCAGCTTCTGACGTCTAACGCCGGTCTGCCCTCTCTGCTGCCGCCCTTCCTAGGCTCCCTGCCGTTAGGGATCTGGACCGGTCAATCCCCTTCGCCCGGTGTCACACAACCCCAGCAGTCGGCGCAGGCGGTCGGTGGCATCCTAAATCAGGGTTCTCCTCTCAACGTGCTGCCATCCACGCTGGCTGCTCAGAGCGAGCTTCCCCTAAACCTTGTCGGCCTGTTAAATCCGGGGGTGGATGGGGCCGAAAAGCCGCCTGGACTTCAGGCTCTCCTCATGGCCTCTCTGCTCCTCGGGCAGAATCCGGCCGCCATGTTTCCGTTGCCGCCGCTCAACCTGGAGCTTCCGACGGCCCAGCAGCAGGTGTTTACAGAGGGGATGTCTCTGGAGAAGACACCTGCTCTGCTGGACTCTGTCCTGATGGGGCCTGGGCTCCTGGAGGCTCTTCAAACGTTAGCTCTTCCCGCAGATGGCCAATCGCTCCTTCTGTCTGCTCCTCTCACCCCACATGCCTTTCTCTCCCTCAATCCCGCTTTGTTAGCGGCAGCTCTCGGCCAGACTGAACCCCTCCCTAACCACACGCCATCCCCCCCGCTTCATTCTCAG ggCTCTCTGTCCAGCCCTGCTTTAGTTTCTACCTCGGTGTCCTGTGGTCCTTTGGCGCCCCCTTCAGGACAGGAAGTATGTGACCCTATAACTGAGCAGGACAAAAACACTCACTTCTTACCCCCTCTCATTGGACCTGGGGTTCTTG GTGACCTCACAGCTCTTCATAGTTTACTAGGCACGGGTCCACTGTTACTCCCTCAGGGCTCGTCTCTGATGACACAGAACCAAACAGCCCTTAACCCTCTTACCTGTCTACAG CTTACGATGGGACCTACACTAATGACAGAAAAGTCAGCGAATCTGCACGAGACCTCGTCATCACAACAAGAACTTCCATCGGCTCATACATTGAACTCGGTTCAAGCGCCTGCGCAGCAGAGAGAGGGTTCGACGGGCAGCGGGACGAGTCTGTTCGACCCGTACGGCTCTTTTATGGACACCATCTACACCTCTTTCCTGCAGGTTAGCGAGCGCACGGAGAGCGGTTCTGACTCGACTCCCCTGTCATATCCAGAACTGCCGCCCCTCCTTCAACAGGCCAGCGCTCCGCACTCCCTCAGCCCACGCCGGGCATGTTCGGTACACAACCAGGACCTGTCGTGCCTCGGCATGGAGACGGCCCAGTCTCCGGCCCGTGGCACGCCCAAACCAAGCGAGGAACCCTCTACGCCGCCACCCAATAAACCAGCGGGTGTGGACGCCCTGTCGGATGCCCCTCTGCAGTCTGCCTTCATGGAGGAGGCCAAGACAGATGGGTCGTCTAAAGTGTGTCTCTATAGCAATGGGATCGGTTCAGGAATGGAGGGAAGAGCAGAAAACAGTAAGGATGAAGAAGACGATTATGATGTGGGACGAGGCCGACCGGGATATTTGAGTCCCGGTGAGAGAGCGCTGGATGACATCACTGAACAAGAGAGG ACTGAAGACATGCACACAGGAGCCAAGAGAGGCCGCAAGAGAAAACAATC TCTTCAGAGGGGGGCGGAGCTTCTGGAGGGGATCGACAGCATCATCGAGGAGCCCACAGTGACG AAAACTCTGTCACGGCCGGCGAGATCCACCCGGGGAAAGAGACGGCGTGTGGTTCGATAG